The following coding sequences lie in one Chanos chanos chromosome 4, fChaCha1.1, whole genome shotgun sequence genomic window:
- the sos1 gene encoding son of sevenless homolog 1 isoform X1, protein MQAAQFQYDFFSEENAPKWRGLLVPSLNKVLNQVHPKLSSQEEALQYIEELILLLLSMLCQAQPRTVQDVAERVQKSFPHPIDKWAIADAQAAIEKRKRRNPLALPVDKIHPLLKEVLGYKIDHQVSVYIVAVLEYISADILKLAGNYVRNIRHYEISQQDITVAMCADKVLMDMFHQDEEDISVFPAMDEESLASEEQTYYDLVKAFMAEVRQYLRDLNLIIKVFREPFASNAMLFSHHDVENIFSRIDDIHEVTLKLLGLIEDTVEMTDEGSPHPLVGSCFEDLAEELAFDPYETYAQDILRSGFHDHFLSQLSKPGAAIYLQSICEGFKEAVQYVLPRLLLTPVYHCLHHFEILKQLEEKSEDEEDKECLKQAITALLNLQSSMERICSKSLAKRRLSESACRFYSQQMKGKHLAIKKMNEIQKNIDGWEGKDIGQCCNEFIMEGTLTRVGAKHERHIFLFDGLMICCKSNHGQPRLPGASAAEYRLKEKFFMRKVQINDKDDKEGEYRHAFEIILKDGNSVVFAAKSAEEKNNWMAALISLQYRSTLERMLDSAMLQEEKEEQMRLPCADVYRFAEPDSEENVVFEENVQSKSGIPIIKAGTVLKLIERLTFHMYADPNFVRTFLTTYRSFCKPQELLDLLIERFDIPEPKPTEADQMAMENGDQPLSAELKRFRKEFVQPVQLRVLNVCRHWVEHHFYDFERDAQLLRRLEEFIGMVRGKAMRKWVESITKIIQRKKQAQANGPSHNITFESSPPPIEWHISKPGQIDQFDLMTLHPIEIARQLTLLESDLYRAVQPSELVGSVWTKEDKELNSPNLLRMIRHTTNLTLWFEKCIVETENLEERAAVVARIIEILQVFQELNNFNGVLEVVSAMNSSPVYRLDHTFEQIPSRQKKILEEAHELSEDHYKKYLAKLRSINPPCVPFFGIYLTNILKTEEGNPDFLKRHGKELINFSKRRKVAEITGEIQQYQNQPYCLRVENDIRKFFENLNPMEDMMEKEFADYLFNKSLEIEPRNARSLPRFPKKYSCPLKSPGVRPSSVRPGTMRHPTPLQNEPRKISYSRIPDSETESAASAPNSPRTPLTPPPASAASSSTDICSVFDSPQGPSSPFHSSTDTIFAPVTLPHGPRSSSVSSMMSFHRSAEDAPVPPPVPPRRRPESAPAESSPSKMMSKHLDSPPAIPPRQPTTKVYSPRYSLSDRTSVSDPPDSPPTLPPREPVRTPDVFSSSPLHLQPPPQGRRSELSQTFFPPSPFSPLPPQTPSPLGPRKHLPSPPLPLDCEPLSGATGPPVPPRQSTSQTIPKLPPKTYKREPAHPSMQQDGPPLLENANPS, encoded by the exons GTGCTCAACCAGGTACATCCGAAGCTGTCGTCTCAGGAAGAGGCTCTGCAGTACATCGAGGAGCTGATTCTACTGCTGCTCAGCATGCTGTGTCAGGCTCAGCCTCGCACCGTGCAGGATGTGGCA GAACGGGTACAGAAGAGTTTTCCCCACCCCATTGATAAATGGGCTATTGCTGATGCTCAGGCAGCCatagagaagaggaagaggaggaatcCTTTGGCTTTGCCCGTGGATAAGATCCACCCTCTCCTGAAG GAGGTCCTAGGGTACAAGATAGACCATCAGGTGTCTGTGTATATAGTGGCAGTGCTGGAATACATCTCTGCAGACATCCTGAAACTGGCTGGTAACTACGTCCGAAACATCAGGCACTATGAAATCTCTCAACAGGACATCACTGTGGCCATGTGTGCTGACAAG GTGCTGATGGACATGTTTCATCAGGATGAGGAGGACATAAGCGTTTTTCCCGCCATGGATGAGGAGTCCTTGGCATCTGAGGAACAGACATACTATGACCTAGTCAAGGCTTTTATGGCAGAGGTTCGACAATACCTACGAGACCTCAACCTCATCATCAAAGTGTTCCGCGAGCCCTTTGCCTCCAATGCCATGCTCTTCTCCCACCAT GATGTGGAGAATATCTTCAGTCGAATAGATGACATCCATGAGGTAACTCTGAAATTACTTGGATTGATAGAGGACACTGTGGAGATGACAGATGAGGGCAGTCCACACCCCTTGGTGGGAAGCTGCTTTGAGGACCTTGCTGAG GAGCTGGCCTTTGACCCTTACGAGACGTACGCTCAGGACATCCTGCGGTCTGGCTTCCACGACCACTTCCTGAGCCAGCTCTCCAAACCAGGAGCCGCCATCTACCtccag TCAATATGTGAGGGCTTTAAAGAGGCTGTGCAGTATGTCTTACCACGACTGCTCCTCACCCCTGTGTACCACTGTCTTCACCACTTTGAAATTTTAAAG CaactggaggagaagagtgaggatgaggaggataaGGAGTGTCTGAAGCAGGCGATCACGGCATTGCTCAACCTCCAGAGCAGTATGGAAAGGATTTGCTCCAAAAGCCTAGCCAAGAGGAGGCTCAG CGAGTCGGCCTGCCGCTTCTACAGCCAGCAGATGAAGGGCAAGCACCTGGCCATCAAGAAGATGAACGAGATCCAGAAGAACATAGACGGCTGGGAGGGCAAGGACATCGGGCAGTGCTGCAACGAGTTCATCATGGAGGGCACGTTGACACGCGTCGGCGCCAAACACGAGCGGCACATCTTCCTATTCGACGGCCTGATGATCTGCTGCAAGTCCAATCACGGCCAGCCACGCCTGCCGGGGGCTAGCGCCGCAGAGTACAGACTCAAGGAAAAGTTCTTCATGCGCAAG GTTCAGATAAACGACAAAGACGATAAGGAGGGCGAATATCGTCATGCCTTTGAAATCATCCTCAAGGATGGAAACAGCGTGGTGTTTGCTGCCAAGTCGGCCGAGGAGAAGAACAATTGGATGGCGGCATTGATCTCACTGCAGTATCGCTCCACTTTGGAACGCATGCTGGACTCGGCCATGctgcaggaggagaaggaggagcagATGCGTCTGCCCTGCGCAGACGTCTACCGTTTCGCCGAGCCAGACTCTGAAGAGAACGTGGTGTTTGAGGAAAACGTGCAATCCAAGTCTGGAATTCCCATCATTAAGGCTGGGACTGTGCTGAAACTCATCGAAAGGCTTACCTTCCATATGTATGCAG ATCCAAATTTTGTCAGGACCTTCCTCACCACCTACAGGTCTTTCTGCAAACCCCAGGAGCTCTTGGACCTGTTGATTGAAAG ATTTGATATTCCAGAGCCTAAACCCACCGAGGCAGATCAAATGGCTATGGAGAATGGAGACCAACCCCTCAGTGCAGAACTCAAGCGCTTCAGAAAGGAATTTGTCCAGCCTGTACAGCTTag GGTGTTGAATGTATGTAGGCACTGGGTGGAACACCACTTCTATGACTTTGAGAGAGATGCACAGCTGCTCCGGCGACTGGAGGAGTTCATTGGCATGGTCCGAG GTAAAGCCATGAGAAAATGGGTAGAATCCATCACTAAGATCATACAAAGGAAGAAACAGGCGCAAGCCAATGGCCCAAGCCACAACATCACCTTTGAGAGCTCTCCACCCCCTATAGAGTGGCACATCAGCAAGCCCGGCCAGATCGACCAGTTCGACCTTATGACCCTTCACCCCATCGAGATTGCTCGACAGCTTACACTTCTGGAGTCCGATTTATACAG GGCGGTCCAGCCATCAGAGTTGGTGGGCAGTGTTTGGACAAAAGAGGACAAAGAGCTGAACTCTCCCAACCTGCTTCGAATGATCCGCCACACTACCAACCTCACCCTCTGGTTCGAAAA GTGCATTGTGGAAACAGAGAACCTGGAGGAAAGAGCAGCAGTGGTAGCACGTATTATTGAGATCCTGCAGGTCTTTCAGGAGCTCAACAACTTTAACGGTGTCCTAGAGGTGGTCAGCGCTATGAATTCTTCCCCTGTGTACAGACTGGACCACACCTTTGAG CAAATTCCAAGCAGACAGAAGAAGATCCTGGAGGAGGCACATGAGCTCAGTGAGGACCATTACAAGAAGTATCTGGCCAAACTCAGATCCATCAATCCCCCTTGTGTGCCCTTCTTTG ggaTATACTTAACAAATATTCTTAAAACGGAGGAAGGAAACCCCGACTTTTTGAAGAGACACGGCAAGGAACTGATTAACTTCAGCAAGAGGCGAAAAGTGGCAGAGATCACAGGGGAGATCCAGCAGTACCAGAACCAGCCGTACTGCCTACGGGTGGAGAACGACATTCGG AAGTTCTTTGAAAACCTAAATCCCATGGAGGATATGATGGAGAAGGAGTTTGCCGACTACTTATTCAACAAGTCTCTGGAAATAGAGCCCCGTAACGCTAGATCGTTGCCTCGATTT CCTAAGAAGTACAGCTGCCCGCTCAAGTCCCCGGGCGTCCGACCATCTTCGGTGCGACCGGGCACCATGCGTCACCCGACCCCCCTGCAAAACGAACCGCGCAAGATCAGCTACAGCCGCATTCCCGACAGCGAGACGGAGAGCGCCGCCTCCGCCCCCAATTCACCGCGCAcgcccctcaccccaccccccgcctcCGCTGCTTCCAGCTCCACTGAcatctgcagtgtgtttgactCACCTCAGGGCCCCTCCAGTCCCTTCCACTCCAGTAC CGACACCATTTTTGCACCGGTTACTCTGCCTCATGGCCCAC GATCCTCTTCGGTGTCATCCATGATGAGTTTCCACAGGAGTGCTGAAGATGCCCCTGTACCACCCCCTGTACCCCCTCGCAGACGCCCTGAATCAGCTCCTGCTGAGTCCTCACCTTctaag ATGATGTCAAAGCACTTGGACAGCCCCCCGGCCATTCCACCTCGGCAACCGACCACCAAGGTCTACTCACCGCGCTACTCTCTATCAGACCGCACCTCAGTGTCAGATCCTCCAGACAGCCCTCCTACTCTTCCCCCGCGGGAGCCCGTGAGAACGCCGGACGTCTTCTCCAGCTCTCCCCTGCACCTGCAACCGCCCCCCCAGGGTCGCCGAAGTGAATTGAGCCAGACCTTCTTCCCCCCTTCACCCTTCAGCCCGCTCCCCCCTCAGACACCCTCCCCGCTCGGGCCTCGTAAGCATCTGCCCTCCCCTCCGCTGCCTCTGGACTGTGAGCCACTGTCGGGGGCCACCGGCCCCCCGGTTCCACCCCGGCAGAGCACTTCCCAAACTATCCCCAAACTGCCCCCTAAAACCTATAAAAGGGAGCCGGCACACCCCTCCATGCAACAAGACGGCCCACCACTCCTGGAGAACGCCAACCCTTCCTAA
- the sos1 gene encoding son of sevenless homolog 1 isoform X2, producing MQAAQFQYDFFSEENAPKWRGLLVPSLNKVLNQVHPKLSSQEEALQYIEELILLLLSMLCQAQPRTVQDVAERVQKSFPHPIDKWAIADAQAAIEKRKRRNPLALPVDKIHPLLKEVLGYKIDHQVSVYIVAVLEYISADILKLAGNYVRNIRHYEISQQDITVAMCADKVLMDMFHQDEEDISVFPAMDEESLASEEQTYYDLVKAFMAEVRQYLRDLNLIIKVFREPFASNAMLFSHHDVENIFSRIDDIHEVTLKLLGLIEDTVEMTDEGSPHPLVGSCFEDLAEELAFDPYETYAQDILRSGFHDHFLSQLSKPGAAIYLQSICEGFKEAVQYVLPRLLLTPVYHCLHHFEILKQLEEKSEDEEDKECLKQAITALLNLQSSMERICSKSLAKRRLSESACRFYSQQMKGKHLAIKKMNEIQKNIDGWEGKDIGQCCNEFIMEGTLTRVGAKHERHIFLFDGLMICCKSNHGQPRLPGASAAEYRLKEKFFMRKVQINDKDDKEGEYRHAFEIILKDGNSVVFAAKSAEEKNNWMAALISLQYRSTLERMLDSAMLQEEKEEQMRLPCADVYRFAEPDSEENVVFEENVQSKSGIPIIKAGTVLKLIERLTFHMYADPNFVRTFLTTYRSFCKPQELLDLLIERFDIPEPKPTEADQMAMENGDQPLSAELKRFRKEFVQPVQLRVLNVCRHWVEHHFYDFERDAQLLRRLEEFIGMVRGKAMRKWVESITKIIQRKKQAQANGPSHNITFESSPPPIEWHISKPGQIDQFDLMTLHPIEIARQLTLLESDLYRAVQPSELVGSVWTKEDKELNSPNLLRMIRHTTNLTLWFEKCIVETENLEERAAVVARIIEILQVFQELNNFNGVLEVVSAMNSSPVYRLDHTFEQIPSRQKKILEEAHELSEDHYKKYLAKLRSINPPCVPFFGIYLTNILKTEEGNPDFLKRHGKELINFSKRRKVAEITGEIQQYQNQPYCLRVENDIRKFFENLNPMEDMMEKEFADYLFNKSLEIEPRNARSLPRFPKKYSCPLKSPGVRPSSVRPGTMRHPTPLQNEPRKISYSRIPDSETESAASAPNSPRTPLTPPPASAASSSTDICSVFDSPQGPSSPFHSNSDTIFAPVTLPHGPRSSSVSSMMSFHRSAEDAPVPPPVPPRRRPESAPAESSPSKMMSKHLDSPPAIPPRQPTTKVYSPRYSLSDRTSVSDPPDSPPTLPPREPVRTPDVFSSSPLHLQPPPQGRRSELSQTFFPPSPFSPLPPQTPSPLGPRKHLPSPPLPLDCEPLSGATGPPVPPRQSTSQTIPKLPPKTYKREPAHPSMQQDGPPLLENANPS from the exons GTGCTCAACCAGGTACATCCGAAGCTGTCGTCTCAGGAAGAGGCTCTGCAGTACATCGAGGAGCTGATTCTACTGCTGCTCAGCATGCTGTGTCAGGCTCAGCCTCGCACCGTGCAGGATGTGGCA GAACGGGTACAGAAGAGTTTTCCCCACCCCATTGATAAATGGGCTATTGCTGATGCTCAGGCAGCCatagagaagaggaagaggaggaatcCTTTGGCTTTGCCCGTGGATAAGATCCACCCTCTCCTGAAG GAGGTCCTAGGGTACAAGATAGACCATCAGGTGTCTGTGTATATAGTGGCAGTGCTGGAATACATCTCTGCAGACATCCTGAAACTGGCTGGTAACTACGTCCGAAACATCAGGCACTATGAAATCTCTCAACAGGACATCACTGTGGCCATGTGTGCTGACAAG GTGCTGATGGACATGTTTCATCAGGATGAGGAGGACATAAGCGTTTTTCCCGCCATGGATGAGGAGTCCTTGGCATCTGAGGAACAGACATACTATGACCTAGTCAAGGCTTTTATGGCAGAGGTTCGACAATACCTACGAGACCTCAACCTCATCATCAAAGTGTTCCGCGAGCCCTTTGCCTCCAATGCCATGCTCTTCTCCCACCAT GATGTGGAGAATATCTTCAGTCGAATAGATGACATCCATGAGGTAACTCTGAAATTACTTGGATTGATAGAGGACACTGTGGAGATGACAGATGAGGGCAGTCCACACCCCTTGGTGGGAAGCTGCTTTGAGGACCTTGCTGAG GAGCTGGCCTTTGACCCTTACGAGACGTACGCTCAGGACATCCTGCGGTCTGGCTTCCACGACCACTTCCTGAGCCAGCTCTCCAAACCAGGAGCCGCCATCTACCtccag TCAATATGTGAGGGCTTTAAAGAGGCTGTGCAGTATGTCTTACCACGACTGCTCCTCACCCCTGTGTACCACTGTCTTCACCACTTTGAAATTTTAAAG CaactggaggagaagagtgaggatgaggaggataaGGAGTGTCTGAAGCAGGCGATCACGGCATTGCTCAACCTCCAGAGCAGTATGGAAAGGATTTGCTCCAAAAGCCTAGCCAAGAGGAGGCTCAG CGAGTCGGCCTGCCGCTTCTACAGCCAGCAGATGAAGGGCAAGCACCTGGCCATCAAGAAGATGAACGAGATCCAGAAGAACATAGACGGCTGGGAGGGCAAGGACATCGGGCAGTGCTGCAACGAGTTCATCATGGAGGGCACGTTGACACGCGTCGGCGCCAAACACGAGCGGCACATCTTCCTATTCGACGGCCTGATGATCTGCTGCAAGTCCAATCACGGCCAGCCACGCCTGCCGGGGGCTAGCGCCGCAGAGTACAGACTCAAGGAAAAGTTCTTCATGCGCAAG GTTCAGATAAACGACAAAGACGATAAGGAGGGCGAATATCGTCATGCCTTTGAAATCATCCTCAAGGATGGAAACAGCGTGGTGTTTGCTGCCAAGTCGGCCGAGGAGAAGAACAATTGGATGGCGGCATTGATCTCACTGCAGTATCGCTCCACTTTGGAACGCATGCTGGACTCGGCCATGctgcaggaggagaaggaggagcagATGCGTCTGCCCTGCGCAGACGTCTACCGTTTCGCCGAGCCAGACTCTGAAGAGAACGTGGTGTTTGAGGAAAACGTGCAATCCAAGTCTGGAATTCCCATCATTAAGGCTGGGACTGTGCTGAAACTCATCGAAAGGCTTACCTTCCATATGTATGCAG ATCCAAATTTTGTCAGGACCTTCCTCACCACCTACAGGTCTTTCTGCAAACCCCAGGAGCTCTTGGACCTGTTGATTGAAAG ATTTGATATTCCAGAGCCTAAACCCACCGAGGCAGATCAAATGGCTATGGAGAATGGAGACCAACCCCTCAGTGCAGAACTCAAGCGCTTCAGAAAGGAATTTGTCCAGCCTGTACAGCTTag GGTGTTGAATGTATGTAGGCACTGGGTGGAACACCACTTCTATGACTTTGAGAGAGATGCACAGCTGCTCCGGCGACTGGAGGAGTTCATTGGCATGGTCCGAG GTAAAGCCATGAGAAAATGGGTAGAATCCATCACTAAGATCATACAAAGGAAGAAACAGGCGCAAGCCAATGGCCCAAGCCACAACATCACCTTTGAGAGCTCTCCACCCCCTATAGAGTGGCACATCAGCAAGCCCGGCCAGATCGACCAGTTCGACCTTATGACCCTTCACCCCATCGAGATTGCTCGACAGCTTACACTTCTGGAGTCCGATTTATACAG GGCGGTCCAGCCATCAGAGTTGGTGGGCAGTGTTTGGACAAAAGAGGACAAAGAGCTGAACTCTCCCAACCTGCTTCGAATGATCCGCCACACTACCAACCTCACCCTCTGGTTCGAAAA GTGCATTGTGGAAACAGAGAACCTGGAGGAAAGAGCAGCAGTGGTAGCACGTATTATTGAGATCCTGCAGGTCTTTCAGGAGCTCAACAACTTTAACGGTGTCCTAGAGGTGGTCAGCGCTATGAATTCTTCCCCTGTGTACAGACTGGACCACACCTTTGAG CAAATTCCAAGCAGACAGAAGAAGATCCTGGAGGAGGCACATGAGCTCAGTGAGGACCATTACAAGAAGTATCTGGCCAAACTCAGATCCATCAATCCCCCTTGTGTGCCCTTCTTTG ggaTATACTTAACAAATATTCTTAAAACGGAGGAAGGAAACCCCGACTTTTTGAAGAGACACGGCAAGGAACTGATTAACTTCAGCAAGAGGCGAAAAGTGGCAGAGATCACAGGGGAGATCCAGCAGTACCAGAACCAGCCGTACTGCCTACGGGTGGAGAACGACATTCGG AAGTTCTTTGAAAACCTAAATCCCATGGAGGATATGATGGAGAAGGAGTTTGCCGACTACTTATTCAACAAGTCTCTGGAAATAGAGCCCCGTAACGCTAGATCGTTGCCTCGATTT CCTAAGAAGTACAGCTGCCCGCTCAAGTCCCCGGGCGTCCGACCATCTTCGGTGCGACCGGGCACCATGCGTCACCCGACCCCCCTGCAAAACGAACCGCGCAAGATCAGCTACAGCCGCATTCCCGACAGCGAGACGGAGAGCGCCGCCTCCGCCCCCAATTCACCGCGCAcgcccctcaccccaccccccgcctcCGCTGCTTCCAGCTCCACTGAcatctgcagtgtgtttgactCACCTCAGGGCCCCTCCAGTCCCTTCCACTCCA ACAGCGACACCATTTTTGCACCGGTTACTCTGCCTCATGGCCCAC GATCCTCTTCGGTGTCATCCATGATGAGTTTCCACAGGAGTGCTGAAGATGCCCCTGTACCACCCCCTGTACCCCCTCGCAGACGCCCTGAATCAGCTCCTGCTGAGTCCTCACCTTctaag ATGATGTCAAAGCACTTGGACAGCCCCCCGGCCATTCCACCTCGGCAACCGACCACCAAGGTCTACTCACCGCGCTACTCTCTATCAGACCGCACCTCAGTGTCAGATCCTCCAGACAGCCCTCCTACTCTTCCCCCGCGGGAGCCCGTGAGAACGCCGGACGTCTTCTCCAGCTCTCCCCTGCACCTGCAACCGCCCCCCCAGGGTCGCCGAAGTGAATTGAGCCAGACCTTCTTCCCCCCTTCACCCTTCAGCCCGCTCCCCCCTCAGACACCCTCCCCGCTCGGGCCTCGTAAGCATCTGCCCTCCCCTCCGCTGCCTCTGGACTGTGAGCCACTGTCGGGGGCCACCGGCCCCCCGGTTCCACCCCGGCAGAGCACTTCCCAAACTATCCCCAAACTGCCCCCTAAAACCTATAAAAGGGAGCCGGCACACCCCTCCATGCAACAAGACGGCCCACCACTCCTGGAGAACGCCAACCCTTCCTAA